A region of Bacillus solimangrovi DNA encodes the following proteins:
- a CDS encoding sensor histidine kinase, with translation MTLISIINLDVYSYIYLLQWMINISLLTLAIVKNNKRVLFFLKNGYQNLVRSFLITIVPFMTYVIYVNKGNNIFTNLTFYFISIFPLYSIYLIVKQTKKEIKIEEQLNSKNKIILSFIIIIFLLIIGNLLNVNTVIYFIIAHSILWFNTLYFSLVYNQVKNSILNGTEKQQYSYINTINQIINEEQLRKDFSIYLHDEILQDILAVKNIVNKADKVEIREMIVDTLNELSKSIRRQTEEYHPTILRTLTLKENYSNLIENTKQNFGAKHICTSFICKKDIFLLEPYNLIVYRFIKELTTNSFKHSQGDHIRIYLYQEMEEVELIVEDNGEGEVDLINLKKGHKGLFSIIEQVNMLGGKIDIKSNKPTGLKVRIQLIMKGDYSYEHFINR, from the coding sequence ATGACGCTAATATCTATTATTAATTTAGATGTTTACTCGTATATTTATTTATTGCAATGGATGATCAATATTAGTCTACTTACATTAGCAATAGTAAAAAATAATAAAAGAGTTCTTTTTTTCTTAAAGAATGGATATCAAAATTTAGTTCGTTCATTTCTAATAACTATTGTTCCATTTATGACATATGTAATTTATGTTAATAAGGGGAATAATATTTTCACAAATTTAACTTTCTACTTTATTTCGATTTTCCCTTTATATAGCATCTATTTGATAGTTAAACAGACAAAAAAAGAAATAAAGATAGAGGAACAATTAAATTCAAAAAACAAGATTATCCTAAGTTTCATTATTATTATTTTTTTACTGATTATAGGTAATTTACTAAATGTAAATACAGTTATTTACTTTATCATTGCACATTCAATTTTATGGTTTAATACCTTATATTTCAGTTTAGTTTATAATCAAGTTAAGAATTCTATATTAAATGGAACTGAAAAACAACAATACTCATACATAAATACTATCAATCAGATTATAAACGAAGAACAGCTTAGAAAAGATTTTTCAATTTATCTACATGATGAAATTTTACAAGATATATTAGCTGTGAAAAATATTGTGAATAAAGCAGATAAAGTAGAAATTAGAGAAATGATAGTTGATACGCTCAATGAATTAAGTAAATCAATTAGAAGACAAACAGAAGAATACCATCCAACTATTTTAAGAACTTTAACTTTAAAAGAAAATTATAGCAATCTCATTGAAAATACAAAACAAAATTTTGGTGCAAAACATATTTGTACCTCCTTTATTTGTAAAAAAGACATATTTTTACTAGAGCCATATAATTTAATTGTTTATCGTTTTATCAAAGAACTAACAACCAATAGCTTTAAACACTCTCAAGGGGATCATATACGGATTTACCTATATCAAGAGATGGAAGAAGTGGAGCTTATAGTTGAAGACAATGGGGAAGGAGAGGTTGATCTTATCAACTTAAAAAAAGGGCATAAAGGATTATTTTCTATAATAGAACAGGTAAATATGCTTGGAGGAAAGATTGATATTAAATCTAATAAACCTACGGGGTTAAAAGTAAGGATACAGTTAATAATGAAAGGGGATTACTCTTATGAACATTTTATTAATCGATGA